One window of Aspergillus oryzae RIB40 DNA, chromosome 3 genomic DNA carries:
- a CDS encoding fungal specific transcription factor domain-containing protein (predicted protein) has product MALGCLFEIDDEGSREAYIVEGTQYFETCRSLADLQGCNDLVTLQAILYMNIFLLYTARISSSFSALSYTFSLALRMKYHQIAETDDAFTREDKKHVFWTTRHLLACVSITGHVTKRLYPLKGVKKTHNPGPLRHLVRKDTVRGLESELRSWLASLPPYLRLGQEKHPLQIERAQYELCMSYAHAQIYLYRPFLHYLVTSSTGEIRSADGFPSYASACVDASRNIIRLAQDMYHRGLFHGVHWDISNMILAASLTMLYIILARKGSSVEDMALAELRTARDLMTLLEPYTTLAKRISIAVKHAVSSPSAQASDSHTTALAERTFGFVSRTNVSDNQGMLPGGRESDSMPVLATTGISAESLSQRPFPIASTEGSTSQGPPMLNAAQSSGASTSFPMQSDQAMYHTPFTSRDITEHNSLPSTLAQDYGIGGDDYGYMIDGTGPIDFSDMIGDLFASEGLL; this is encoded by the exons ATGGCTTTGGGATGTCTGTTTGAAATAGATGATGAAGGATCTCGGGAAGCATACATAGTGGAAGG CACCCAATACTTCGAAACATGCCGTAGCCTGGCTGATCTGCAAGGCTGTAACGACTTGGTCACTCTCCAGGCCATCCTCTACATGAATATCTTTCTACTATACACCGCCCGTATAAGCTCAAGCTTCTCAGCTCTCTCCTACACTTTCTCATTGGCACTACGTATGAAATATCATCAAATTGCTGAGACGGATGATGCATTTACTCGTGAAGACAAAAAGCACGTTTTCTGGACGACACGTCACCTTCTAGCATGTGTCTCCATTACCG GCCATGTGACTAAGCGACTGTATCCATTGAAAGGCGTCAAGAAAACCCACAACCCGGGGCCATTGCGCCATTTAGTGCGTAAAGACACGGTCAGGGGACTAGAGAGTGAGCTTCGGTCCTGGCTTGCTTCGCTCCCTCCGTACCTTCGCCTCGGTCAAGAGAAGCATCCGCTGCAAATCGAACG TGCACAATACGAGCTATGCATGTCGTACGCACATGCTCAGATTTATCTGTACCGGCCTTTCCTGCATTACCTAGTTACTTCGTCCACTGGCGAAATCAGATCAGCAGATGGCTTCCCCTCGTATGCTTCCGCCTGTGTAGACGCTAGTCGCAACATCATTCGGCTTGCGCAGGACATGTATCACAGGGGACTTTTTCACGGCGTACATTGGGATATCTCGAACATGATTTTGGCCGCATCCCTAACCATGCTCTATATAATCTTAGCAAGGAAAGGTTCATCAGTTGAGGACATGGCTCTAGCAGAGCTGCGCACTGCTCGGGATCTTATGACCCTCTTGGAGCCATATACAACTCTCGCAAAAAGAATCAGCATTGCGGTCAAG CATGCTGTATCTAGTCCCTCAGCACAAGCTTCTGACTCACACACCACCGCTCTGGCTGAGAGGACGTTTGGGTTTGTATCCAGGACCAATGTGTCGGATAATCAGGGCATGTTGCCGGGCGGGAGAGAAAGTGACTCAATGCCAGTTCTGGCAACGACGGGGATATCGGCAGAAAGCCTCTCTCAGAGACCATTTCCAATTGCTAGTACAGAAGGGAGCACCAGTCAAGGCCCTCCGATGCTCAACGCAGCTCAAAGCTCCGGTGCCTCTACTTCCTTTCCGATGCAGTCTGACCAGGCCATGTATCATACGCCATTCACTAGTCGTGACATTACGGAACACAATTCCCTACCCTCCACACTCGCCCAAGATTACGGAATTGGCGGAGACGACTATGGATATATGATTGACGGCACCGGGCCGATCGACTTTAGTGATATGATCGGTGATCTGTTCGCTTCAGAGGGGCTGCTGTAA